The Amblyomma americanum isolate KBUSLIRL-KWMA chromosome 6, ASM5285725v1, whole genome shotgun sequence genome has a window encoding:
- the LOC144095029 gene encoding uncharacterized protein LOC144095029, translating into MSLINEKFEGFRSEIVEMRKELAVTKAENEAIRSTNAHLTSELKKVRRELTDMQQYSRRNNLEIKGVPVVADENLISTMKTISGCLNTEVVESDIEVIHRVPTKKKDEQNIIVKFFSRSVRDKILKVAKKQRLNVSQLGFEGNTPVFVNEHLCPANKVLLGMAVKAKKEKKWKFTWVSDGKILMRKVENSHVLHVTSAEDLRQVL; encoded by the coding sequence ATGAGCTTGATCAATGAAAAGTTCGAGGGTTTCAGATCGGAAATTGTGGAGATGAGGAAAGAACTTGCTGTCACTAAAGCAGAAAATGAGGCAATAAGGAGTACTAACGCCCATTTGACATCAGAATTAAAGAAAGTCAGGAGAGAGTTGACTGATATGCAACAATACAGTCGCCGAAATAACCTGGAGATAAAGGGTGTTCCTGTGGTTGCGGACGAGAACCTCATCTCCACCATGAAAACGATTTCTGGATGCCTGAACACTGAAGTGGTCGAGTCTGACATTGAAGTTATTCATCGTGTACCTACAAAGAAAAAAGATGAACAGAACATAATTGTCAAATTTTTTTCCCGTTCAGTGCGGGATAAAATTCTGAAAGttgcaaagaagcaaaggcttaatGTTTCTCAGTTGGGTTTTGAAGGCAATACGCCCGTTTTTGTGAATGAGCACTTATGTCCTGCTAATAAAGTATTGCTGGGAATGGCGgtgaaagcaaagaaagagaaaaaatggaAGTTCACGTGGGTGTCAGACGGAAAAATTTTGATGCGCAAAGTTGAAAACTCACATGTTCTTCACGTGACAAGTGCAGAAGACTTGCGACAAGTTCTCTAA